Within the Gloeobacter kilaueensis JS1 genome, the region ACGAGACCGAGTGGGTGCTCGGTCCCCGACGCCTGCCGGATTATCTGGCCGCCGATCTGAACGATGCGGCCCGCTTCATCGTGCGCAACAGTCCGCCAGGAGGACAGTAAAGATGCACAGGTACGTCCAGGTCTTCGAGAACCTGCCGGTGCTCGTGATCGGTGAGGCGATCCTCGATCGCTACAGCGTCGGCACCGCAAGGCGCACCTGTACAGAAAGTGCCGCTCCGATCGTCGATGTCTGCGAAGAACAGGCCGCACCGGGCGGGGCGGCAAACACCGCCTGCAACCTGGCTGCCCTTGGGGCAAGGGTGTGCTTTCTTACGGCAGTCGGCGAGGACGCAGCAGCCGGGCAACTGCGCCAACTTCTGGGCGAAGCCGGGGTGCAGGCGCACCTACTGGCGGTCGCCGGTCGCGAGACCCTCGTCAAGCACCGGCTGGTGGCGGATGGCCAGATCCTGGCGCGCTTCGACCGGGGCAGCACTGCCGCCCTACCCTCCGAGCCTGTCCAGCACCTGCTTGCGCTTCTGGAGGCCGAATGGGGGCGCTGCCGGGCGGTGGTCGTCTCCGACTACCGCTACGGCATTCTGGGCGATCCGGTGATCGCTGCTCTGGCTGGATTGCAGCAGCGTACATCGCGCACTCTGGTGGTCGATGCGCGCGATTTGACCCGTTATCGCAAGGTTGGAGTGAGCGCTGTCAAGCCCAACTACGAGGAAGCGCTCGGTCTTTTAGACAATGTGCAGACCGCTGCAAGCCGCCTGGAAACGGTGACAGCCTGCCGGGGGCAACTACTGGAGCGCACGGGAGCCAGTTCAGTGATCGTCTCGCTCGATCGCGAAGGGGTGGTCCTACTGGAGCGGAAAGGACCAGCCCGGCACATCGAAAGCACCAGCCAGCCGGGGCCGAACGGCCCACCCTACGCCCATACCACCGGAGCCGGGGATACTTTTGTGGCCGCCCTCGCCCTCGCCCTCGCTGCCGGGGAAAAAGCAGAGGCGGCGGCCCGGCTGGCCCAGAAAGCGGCGGGGGTGGTGGTCGCCCGCAGCGGCACCGCCCGCTGCAGCGCAGCGGATCTCGAAGCGGAGCTGGCCTGGTCCCAGAAGCAACCGAAAGCTTCTCCAGTTACGGGCTGGTCGGCGGCGCAGAATATTCTCTGCGTGCGCCTCGATGCGATGGGGGACGTGCTGATGAGCACCCCGGCTCTGCGGGCGCTTCGCCGTCCGGACCGCCGCCTGACGCTGCTGACTTCCAGCGCCGGTGGCCAGATTGCGCGTTTGATTCCCGAAGTCGATGAGGTGATCGTCTACGATGCGCCCTGGCTCAAGGCGACCGCCCCCCGCGCCACGAGCCGCCCCGAGTACGAGATGGCAGCCTACCTGCGTCAGCGCCAGTTCGACGCGGCGGCAATCTTTACCGTCTTCAGCCAGAACCCGCTACCGTCGGCGATGCTCTGCTACCTGGCAGGCATTCCCCTGCGCCTCGCCCACTGCCACGAAAATCCCTACCAGCTTCTTACCAACTGGATACTCGATCCGGAGCCGGCGCAGGGCATCCGTCACGAGGTCCGGCGGCAACTGGATCTGGTGGCGACGATCGGGGCTTACAGTCCCGACGAGCGCCTGTCGGTGCGGGCAGGCGAGAAGGCCCACCGGCAGGTCCAGCAACTGCTCGCTGAACTGGGTATCGGCGACGGGCGGCCCTGGCTGGTTATCCATCCCGGTGCCACCGCTCCTTCGAGGCGCTACGCCCCGGAGGGTTTTGCCGCCGTCGCCGAGCGGCTGGTGGCCGAGGAGGGCTACACGGTGCTTTTTACCGGCAACCGCGAAGAAGCGGGCCTCATCGAGCAGATCCGCTCAAAAATGGTCGTTCCCAGTTTTTCCCTCGCCGGTCGGCTCGACCTCGAAGAACTGGTGGCGCTGATTGCGATGGCCCCGCTCCTCGTCGCCAACAACACCGGCCCCGTCCACATCGCCGCTGCCACCGGCACGCCCGTAGTCGATCTCTACGCGCTCACCAACCCGCAGCATACCCCGTGGGAAGTGCCC harbors:
- the waaF gene encoding lipopolysaccharide heptosyltransferase II; protein product: MHRYVQVFENLPVLVIGEAILDRYSVGTARRTCTESAAPIVDVCEEQAAPGGAANTACNLAALGARVCFLTAVGEDAAAGQLRQLLGEAGVQAHLLAVAGRETLVKHRLVADGQILARFDRGSTAALPSEPVQHLLALLEAEWGRCRAVVVSDYRYGILGDPVIAALAGLQQRTSRTLVVDARDLTRYRKVGVSAVKPNYEEALGLLDNVQTAASRLETVTACRGQLLERTGASSVIVSLDREGVVLLERKGPARHIESTSQPGPNGPPYAHTTGAGDTFVAALALALAAGEKAEAAARLAQKAAGVVVARSGTARCSAADLEAELAWSQKQPKASPVTGWSAAQNILCVRLDAMGDVLMSTPALRALRRPDRRLTLLTSSAGGQIARLIPEVDEVIVYDAPWLKATAPRATSRPEYEMAAYLRQRQFDAAAIFTVFSQNPLPSAMLCYLAGIPLRLAHCHENPYQLLTNWILDPEPAQGIRHEVRRQLDLVATIGAYSPDERLSVRAGEKAHRQVQQLLAELGIGDGRPWLVIHPGATAPSRRYAPEGFAAVAERLVAEEGYTVLFTGNREEAGLIEQIRSKMVVPSFSLAGRLDLEELVALIAMAPLLVANNTGPVHIAAATGTPVVDLYALTNPQHTPWEVPHRVLSHDVPCKFCFKSLCPEGHNHCLQLVTPEQVLTAVRELSQYEHRRYFDPHLLPSRCSGGDAHQPDRSEFQRL